The DNA window tcaagaaaCTGCAGAATATTCAATTTGTAATTCATATACCAATGACTAATAGAACTAGTAATTAATCACAGTTACTCCTACTCTGCTGTAAACGGGACTCGGTAGCATACGACCTTCTTTGCTGCCAGTAATTTATTACCTCCGGATCGAGCCTTTCCCCTGTTCTTGCTGGTTCAGATTTGCACCTGGTTAGTAGTACAGGATGAATTGATCCTCTCGTTTCTTGAGTGTTAGTAGTAGCTTCATTACTCCCCCCACCGTTGCTGGAACTGCCCAATTCCTCACTCCCGCTTTCACCGGGACAGCTGCTGCTTCTTGATTCCACCGCCTCATCTCCATAGTTATTGGGTGAATTGGGCGTTTGCGGAAGCTTATTCTTGGGGCTCCTGTCTGTTTCTGTATTATCGGATGCCCCTAAAGGAGAGCCCCAAAACCTACTGGCCAGTGATGAAGATCTATAAGGAGCAGATCTGCACCTAGTCAGCAAAAATGCATTCTTTGGTGGAGAAGTTGTAGAAGATTCAAGAACATCTTCCTTGGTTTCTCCTCCATTTGCCTCGTTATCTTCAATGTCACCAGCACCACCATTGCTGTTGGTAGAATTGACATGATTTTGACCTCTTTGAGTAGTAGACACCACAACCCTTGAAGAAGAACAATCATCCCTAACATCAATTTTCTTGCAATATCCAAACCTGAAAAACAGTACCAACTTGCGGAAAGGTCTGCAAAATGATCTGGGCTTGCGGAATCTTGTAGTTTTTAAATGGCAACAAGGAGGAAGAGCGGTTGGAGGACAACAGCCAGAGCAGCAGCAGCGGCAGGGAGAGGAACAAGGACCAGAACAGCAGGAGGAGGGGGAAGGTGGAAGTCGTTTACGAGGTCGGGAGGTAGTTTTGGACTTGGAGGACCTTCTGGCTCGGACTTGGCCTATGCAAGTGACTTTGGGGGAAGATGGTTCTTGTTGAGCATCATTAATCGCCGCCGCAGCATTCTTTTTGGGTCGCATGATGAACATAGGACTTGAACGTGACCTCCCTCTGCTTCTGCTCCCACCATTGCTTCTCAGAAACCTCATCATCAATGGGGTTGGAAACTTATCTGCCCTGCTCGGACTTGATATGGGCTTTGCTGATGACAgcttcatcttcttcctcactttttaTACCAATCCCCCCTCCAAAATAGCGAGCACTCAATACGACTAGTATCTGGGAACCCACTTTTTTATTTACTTCCTCCCCAAAGCCTAAACCCAACGCCTCTCCATAGCAACTGTTGTTATCATATTTCCCATTCCTACTCCCCCGGCTAGGATCTTCTTCTTCCCTGAGGCTGAGGAGTCAGGGTTGGCGTCACCTCCTTTCTACTCCGTATTTATCTTGGCTTTTGAGGCTGGGGGAGGAGAGGACTGTGTGTTTTAGTGGGTGGAGAGAAGTTGTTGCTTTCGTACATTGCTCCCTCCTCTTCTCTAGCGCTCTTGTTTTTACTGTTCGTTCCGTGCTGTCAATTTCTCACATTAATTTATTTTTGCACGGATGGGTGAGTCAGATTCCTAGGCTTTTTAACTTCGAGGTTGGAGGGTTCTGCTTGGATTTTGCAACTCTTAGgcttatcaaaaaaaaaaaaaaaagtcaccgGCATCTCCCTACTTTCACTGTGGTTACTATTTGCTCTTGCAAACCTCATCACTGTACGGTATAGAGATGACAACGGGATGGCGGAGCCATCACCCAAAAGCTCCCCCGTCCCTCGCCTCGTCCTCCATTATTATCGATGCTGCCCTGCCTTCTGCCTCGCCCGGCGGGTGTTTCCGTCCCAACGATTGCTCCAGtgctaattttatttttatacatgTGTAACGCTAGTAATGAATTTATTACTCATTTTCTTGAACATTTAACACAAACGATTGCTcgaggtttgtttggattgtgaattattagagatatttttactgtagcactttttgtgatgtaatgtatgtgagataaaaaggtaattgggaagataaaaaggtgtgttaaaaattgtaatgatgatgtaagcaaatatattttggcaaataaatcgcaatccaaacaaacgtTTAACTGAGATAAAGTTGACAAATCATTTCTTATCTTGTGAATCTGTTTCTCTATAATTGATATTacataaaatttaaattaattattaatattttttaacaaattatatgccatgataaaataaaaagtaaactAACATAACAAAATTATCATTtgactacaaaaaaaaattaacaagaaggatgatattattttatcacagaaaaatttcatattgcatatatataattatattatatattttatatatcaTACATAAACTATTAAAATTATAAGCGGTAGGCGAGGTAGGAGATGGAACGATGATGGATGCTCTTGCCTCTATCTCGTTTAAAGGTTGGGGGAGAAAAACTCCCCTATTTCATCCTCCACCTCACATTTTCTCGTGTTGATCCCGCGAGCAATCGGTTCCATTGCCATCCTTAGTATGCTACAGTGCAAGAGTGTAAAGAAGTCAAGTTTCAAATCCTGCCAAGCTTGAATCCAGTCAATCACGTTCGAGCTCTATCAACCTCTGTTTTTAAACTCGAGACCGGACCGGTCAGTCGAATCGGGAATCGGCCAATTGTTTGGTTCGAATTAACTTTAAAAATCGAAAAATTAAAAACTTGGTCAAATCAGGTCAAAAATCGGGTTTGACGGGAAAAAAGAACcgggtttcttttttttgtcttctttttgaaaggtcaaaatatttttaatattatgttttgacccctaagttgttaaaaattattaatatacctcaaatatttcatactttataaatgttgtcttaaaatttggtgttatttttcaattaagtccataattttaattctaaacttgttaatactcattaaataatataaattgctacttgattgttctaatttctttgtattttcttgttaaatatatttgaaacatcaaatatatatgaatatacatttattaatattaacatgttattaggtattttacatataatattttaatttttaaataaattttatttatgacgtcatccggttcaacTCTGATCGAACCCGattgaacccattgacccctgagcTCGACCGAGTCGATACACGGTCCGATTCTGGAAACATAGCAATCAACAGAGCTTGAATTGTTTAATGAGTTCCAGTCTAAGTTTAATATGTgaatttcaaaagtttgtcgaatttaatcaaattttacacacacacacacgcatatatatatatatacatatatattaattttttatttatcaatctaaaatatttattttgtcttttgtttaaaattataaatatgAATCTATATTTTTTAAACTCAATTTACATGAGTTCGATATTGAGTAAGGtaaaacaaaatcaaattttaacTCGAGTACGAATTTCAAGAGGTCGACAAGCTCGAGTAATGTATTATTCGAACTCATTTTGACTTGACTGCGCCCCTACTATAGTGTGACCTACAGCTTTTAGTATTCACGTTGGATTAATTAATTCCACtttaagtaactcatatggagTGATGTCAATTGTCTCAGTCAACCAAATAAAGAAATAGCACATgtgtcaaaaagaaaaaaaattcccgAAAAAATGGTAAGCTATATGTGCTAGAACTCCACCAAATGTACTCACTGTTTTTCTgaaaaaaattcattcttgtaaATTAGTATTAACTTCGTGTTAGTTATAATTCTCAAATCTTTGAACTTCATCACTCATATGGTAAGTGTTTTTTTGTCATTGATGCTTCATCTACCCGTTGTCTTAGCAAGATGGCATTTAATGGAGTTGGACCATCCCCCATTATTGAGTACACGCCACGCACAGCAAAATTAGATGGGGTGTTTTGCTAACCCGCCCTTATTGCTCGCTTCAACTTTCCTTTAGATGCATAAATTATGAAGAACGTGTCTAACAAGTTgaataccaaaaaaaagaaggaacaaAATGGACTCTGATTGCGTTTTCATtcttttagaattttttttttttgaagcaatTCTTTTAGAACTTTCTTTAATGCAACATTAACCAAATAGTTGCATAAAATGAAAAGTTAAAAATGATCTAAGTgtctaattatttttaaaagtaaaattacacaaaaaaaaaagggtgtcTAAGACTAAATGCATGGAAAGCAATGCCTAATTGGTAAGTAAATGGAAACCGTTTTCCAACTTGATTTTGATTAgttttatcttcttcttcttcttttagtCTAAGAAGTTGGCCCGTTTGCTCATTATTGGTAAAGCCAATAAAGTTAAGAACCACTTAAAGCCACAGCAGTCTTAATCCTCAAAATCAATTCCTATTACATGTAGCAAGTAATCAATAAAGCCAAATAGAAGGAAAATGGAAATAAGACAGAACTTCTAATCAAGGAAGTTTTAGGTTGATGTTGTCGTTGAGAAGTAGCGACCAACTGGCATTAAAATATCATTAGTCAGGGAACTGTGCATTCTTGGTTAATGCGAGTGCTAAATGTGATGCCATGCCAAAAACGTAACGTCATTTAGCCATTCGCAAAgcaaatttcttgattttttgccTCATATTTTGCATTCAATTCAAGAAAACCCCAGGCCCTGCTTCATTTTGTGCCTCCACTGATGACATTAACTTGCAGACCTATTGCCTGCAGGCATTAAATCCATTTATACCGGACTCCACATGACATGATACGTGGGCCGTCTAAACCTAAGGATTGCAGTTTTCAcatttttaatcatctttttactacgtataaattaaattattatgatatatttttctacaaaagaTTTCAAAGAATAGCAATCTAAATGGGACCTAAATTTTTAACAACCACAAATCCAGTTGTTACTTTTATTAGGGGACCTGCAGAGTCAATTATCCTTCATTTCAATGACATTAGGGATAGTAGTGTTTTCTGCTACTTAGTTTggctaaattacaaaatgtGCCTTGCAGTGAAAACTATCAATAAAAATTCAGAGTGTTCTTATCCATATGACAGGCCGAGAGATTCTTACAGCTGCGTGTTGCTGAGAACATCATAGCCCTGTTATAATTTGCTCTTGTGATAAAAGTCCCTTGAACTTTTGAAAGCCCATAAGGAGAGAGGCTGTTGTGTTCGGGAATACCTTCAAAGAGCAAGTTATTTCTCTGATATGGTTTCTAAGCAGGCACTCTGGTATTTGCCAAACCCTATAAAAACCAAGAGTTTTGTGTCTAAAAGTCCAAAGTACTCTTTCGCAATTTGATTCGATACATTTAGTTATAGGTTTCTAAATTACACAACAAACCCCATAATTTGTTGAAATATAGCTCCCTTTGAATAGCCAAATATTTGTCATGTAAACCCATCGCATTAGTCAATTGTTATTAATGACTTAAATTGCAATTGTGTCAACAAAAAATACCAAATGAATCTCTAATCCATTTCTCCATGCTAGTATTTGTTTAATCTAGTCACATGGCATCACTACCAATAGCGTTTCAATCACCACTGCAATTGATCTAGCCACCACTATATATATTGGATAAATATAACGTTCTTTTTCATGTCTATATGCAAAATCATCAATGTCCATTTTTCAAGAGCATAGAGAAAGTTTTTCAGCTCATATCTTTTTCAGTTAGCCCTtggttattttcatttttaagtttGGTTCAAACCCAGTATTACTTTGAACGGTGTTAAAGgggtttttttccccttttattaACATTCTTCTATTCAAAGGGTTAGAATATTGTATTTTGGTGAATTTACAAGCCCTTTTAACTAATGCAAGGCTCGCAAGCGCATCTACCGTCTCGGTGACTGGTTCATCTTCCGCCTCGCTTTCCTATTACTCGTTGACGATCTTGTTGCGTCATGCTTGAccaacagttttttttttcttttgacacaATGCTTGTTGACCAATAGTTGTTCCATGGAATTCTGACTTGCTAGTAATAATGGTAGTCCATATTCTATAGGTTTTGGCGTCCTAGCCATACGATAAtattatactccctccgtccgaTTGAAAGTATCACACTTTTTATTTTGATATGtcccaaaatatttgtcatattgaaaaaatcaaaacaccttttaattttttgtttcaatATAGGCATTCTTTCTAATCGTATGCATGTtaccattcaaatttaaaatttaaatttgacgaagtaaaattgaaaaaaaaaatacaaatatcACAATCAAACCACCGTTCTTAAAAAATTGAATTCCCGAAATATGACTAAATAATTGAACTAAAAAATTGAAATAGAGGAAGCATAGTACTGCATTTACCCCTTATGAAATAATTAGAAATAAAATGTTGCAGCTTTCTCTTATCATGGAGCAGGAGAGTCAGAGCTAGAGAGTACAAAATAGGCGGTGGTTTAAGGAGGAAAAGTTCCAATTTCCAACAGCAAAACATGGCTCCCTAGGACCGGTCATTTTCCCATTCTGCCTCTCCTGGCTGCACATTGGCACAAGCAACGCCATTTGTAATTAAGCAACCACCAAGATTTACATGTGCAGGCCACAGGTGCAAGTGACAACCCCAAAAACAGCCCGTT is part of the Coffea eugenioides isolate CCC68of chromosome 6, Ceug_1.0, whole genome shotgun sequence genome and encodes:
- the LOC113775276 gene encoding uncharacterized protein LOC113775276 codes for the protein MKLSSAKPISSPSRADKFPTPLMMRFLRSNGGSRSRGRSRSSPMFIMRPKKNAAAAINDAQQEPSSPKVTCIGQVRARRSSKSKTTSRPRKRLPPSPSSCCSGPCSSPCRCCCSGCCPPTALPPCCHLKTTRFRKPRSFCRPFRKLVLFFRFGYCKKIDVRDDCSSSRVVVSTTQRGQNHVNSTNSNGGAGDIEDNEANGGETKEDVLESSTTSPPKNAFLLTRCRSAPYRSSSLASRFWGSPLGASDNTETDRSPKNKLPQTPNSPNNYGDEAVESRSSSCPGESGSEELGSSSNGGGSNEATTNTQETRGSIHPVLLTRCKSEPARTGERLDPEVINYWQQRRSYATESRLQQSRSNCD